One window of the Allosaccharopolyspora coralli genome contains the following:
- a CDS encoding PTS fructose transporter subunit IIC yields the protein MKFVAVTACPTGIAHTYMAAEALEQAAKDAGDEISVETQGSAGSNALSAAEIAAADAVVFAADVGVSGRERFAGKPVVDATVKQAINDAAGLVEQARGKAGTEPSTSDDADEPAHESGPELATKVAAGTGAGTRLRQWLMTGVSYVIPFVAAGGLLIALSFALGGFQVTEAPDVTEQFDPMTVASWAALANQIGSAAFEFLVPVLAGFIAFAMADRPAIAPGFVGGAAAVTVGAGFLGGLVAGLLAGAVVAALRRIKVPRAVAGIMPVVVLPLVGSLVTGALMLVAIGKPIAVAMDGLTNWLNGLTGAHAALLGLVLGAMIAFDVGGPVNKVAYTFAVGGLTTGSDTALEIMAAVMAAGMVPPLALALAATVRRSLFSAAERDSSRTAWLLGASFITEGAIPFAAVDPLRVIPSIVAGSAVTGALSMTFGATLRAPHGGLFVLPLVGQPLLYGLAILVGVAVSAVAVVAAKHATRRDSTVDEKREAPAAAVAA from the coding sequence ATGAAGTTCGTTGCCGTGACCGCGTGCCCCACCGGCATCGCGCACACCTACATGGCCGCCGAGGCTCTGGAGCAGGCGGCGAAGGACGCCGGGGACGAGATCTCCGTCGAAACCCAAGGTTCCGCGGGGTCGAACGCGCTGTCGGCCGCCGAGATCGCCGCCGCCGACGCGGTCGTCTTCGCCGCCGACGTCGGTGTCAGCGGGCGAGAACGGTTCGCGGGCAAACCGGTCGTCGACGCCACGGTGAAACAAGCCATCAACGACGCGGCAGGACTCGTCGAACAGGCTCGGGGCAAGGCAGGAACCGAACCGTCCACATCCGACGACGCTGATGAGCCTGCGCACGAATCGGGGCCCGAACTGGCCACGAAAGTCGCCGCGGGCACGGGAGCAGGTACCCGGTTGCGTCAATGGCTGATGACCGGCGTCAGCTACGTGATCCCGTTCGTGGCCGCGGGTGGCCTGCTCATCGCGCTGAGCTTCGCGCTCGGCGGTTTCCAGGTCACCGAGGCGCCGGACGTCACCGAACAGTTCGACCCGATGACCGTGGCGAGCTGGGCGGCACTGGCCAACCAGATCGGCTCCGCGGCCTTCGAGTTCCTGGTCCCGGTGCTCGCGGGATTCATCGCCTTCGCGATGGCCGACCGTCCCGCCATCGCGCCCGGCTTCGTCGGCGGCGCGGCTGCGGTCACCGTCGGTGCCGGGTTCCTCGGCGGTCTCGTCGCGGGCCTGCTCGCCGGTGCGGTCGTCGCGGCGCTGCGCCGGATCAAGGTGCCGCGCGCGGTGGCCGGGATCATGCCGGTGGTGGTGCTGCCGCTGGTCGGTTCGCTGGTCACGGGCGCACTGATGCTGGTCGCGATCGGCAAACCGATCGCGGTCGCGATGGACGGCCTCACCAACTGGCTCAACGGGCTCACCGGGGCGCACGCCGCGCTGCTCGGGCTCGTCCTCGGCGCGATGATCGCCTTCGACGTGGGTGGTCCGGTGAACAAGGTCGCCTACACCTTCGCCGTGGGTGGGCTCACGACCGGGAGCGACACCGCACTCGAGATCATGGCCGCGGTGATGGCCGCAGGAATGGTGCCGCCGCTGGCGCTCGCACTGGCCGCGACCGTGCGGCGTTCGTTGTTCAGCGCCGCGGAACGGGACAGTTCCCGGACCGCGTGGCTGCTCGGCGCCTCGTTCATCACCGAGGGCGCGATCCCGTTCGCGGCCGTCGATCCACTGCGCGTGATTCCGTCCATTGTGGCGGGTTCCGCGGTGACCGGTGCGCTGTCGATGACCTTCGGCGCGACGCTGCGCGCCCCGCACGGTGGACTGTTCGTGCTGCCGCTGGTCGGTCAGCCACTGCTCTACGGACTGGCGATTCTCGTCGGAGTGGCGGTGAGCGCGGTCGCAGTGGTGGCCGCGAAACACGCCACCCGCAGAGACTCCACAGTGGATGAGAAACGAGAAGCGCCCGCTGCTGCGGTCGCTGCCTGA
- a CDS encoding SGNH/GDSL hydrolase family protein — translation MRAHGAKILLVMLAACAVVLAIVVSDGEQATDEPRPPTPVPAAVVTMGDSTLAGEGGGDYEPGTNGEGGNWCHRSPAAPVHQLPLPPEVERINLACSGVKAPLVGLGGDPAHPEGSQAEQLASVADRYRVTDIVVQVGANDDPNFAATMNRCISAWAERAPQGCADQLRDEWDERVDRMTPKVVDALRDVRTVMSQARYAPEDYTLTVQSYASPVGPDVPPESQNLSGCPYQTDDMRWVRETAVPRLSEGLRSAAAQVDARFLDLSRAGTGHEACTDGKVPPGQPTDEWFNRLTVDWEALKYEDRAPHAMQESFHANATGHAQFGRCLGEFLAGREQTAVCLPDAEGDLQPIPEELADIRPPNP, via the coding sequence ATGCGAGCCCACGGCGCCAAGATCCTCCTGGTCATGCTCGCCGCATGCGCGGTCGTGCTGGCGATCGTGGTCAGCGACGGCGAGCAGGCCACCGACGAGCCCCGGCCACCCACGCCGGTTCCCGCCGCGGTGGTGACCATGGGCGACAGCACGCTGGCCGGAGAAGGCGGCGGGGACTACGAACCCGGCACCAACGGCGAGGGCGGCAACTGGTGCCACCGCTCCCCCGCTGCCCCCGTGCATCAGCTGCCGCTGCCGCCGGAGGTCGAGCGGATCAACCTGGCGTGCTCGGGGGTGAAGGCGCCGCTGGTGGGTCTGGGGGGAGACCCCGCGCACCCGGAAGGCTCCCAGGCGGAACAACTGGCCTCGGTCGCCGATCGCTATCGCGTCACCGACATTGTCGTGCAGGTCGGCGCCAACGACGACCCCAACTTCGCCGCGACCATGAACCGCTGCATCAGCGCCTGGGCCGAGCGAGCGCCGCAAGGCTGCGCCGACCAGCTGCGCGACGAGTGGGACGAGCGGGTGGACCGGATGACGCCCAAGGTCGTCGACGCATTGCGCGACGTCCGCACCGTCATGTCCCAGGCGCGTTACGCACCGGAGGACTACACGCTCACGGTGCAGTCCTACGCCTCGCCGGTCGGCCCGGACGTCCCGCCGGAATCGCAGAACCTCTCCGGCTGCCCGTACCAGACCGACGACATGCGGTGGGTGCGGGAGACGGCGGTGCCGCGCCTGTCGGAAGGCCTGCGCTCCGCGGCGGCACAGGTCGACGCGCGGTTCCTGGACCTGTCGCGGGCCGGGACCGGCCACGAGGCCTGCACGGACGGCAAGGTTCCTCCTGGCCAGCCGACCGACGAGTGGTTCAACCGACTCACCGTGGACTGGGAGGCGCTGAAGTACGAGGACCGCGCCCCGCACGCGATGCAGGAGTCGTTCCACGCCAACGCGACGGGACACGCCCAGTTCGGCCGCTGCCTCGGCGAGTTCCTCGCCGGCCGCGAGCAGACGGCGGTGTGCCTTCCCGACGCCGAGGGCGATCTTCAGCCGATCCCCGAGGAGCTCGCCGACATCCGCCCGCCGAACCCCTGA
- a CDS encoding HPr family phosphocarrier protein — protein MEHRRAVIASTVGLHARPAAVLARTAGNQPVAVHIAKVADGAAGDPVDASSVLGLMALGVRHGEVVELSADGTEAAAVLDTLVELLEENLDQPQPA, from the coding sequence GTGGAACATCGTCGCGCCGTCATCGCCTCGACGGTCGGCTTGCACGCCCGCCCCGCGGCGGTGCTCGCCAGGACTGCCGGGAATCAGCCGGTGGCCGTGCACATCGCGAAGGTCGCCGACGGCGCCGCGGGGGACCCGGTGGACGCCTCCAGCGTGCTGGGCCTCATGGCACTCGGCGTCCGGCACGGCGAAGTCGTGGAGTTGTCCGCCGACGGCACCGAGGCCGCTGCCGTGCTGGACACGCTCGTCGAGCTGCTCGAAGAGAACCTGGACCAGCCTCAACCCGCCTGA
- a CDS encoding glycoside hydrolase family 32 protein: MTDSVADHTEHRLHGRRRFLAGAATLAGAGLFLPTALASTTPTRAARAAAGTPQWRPTVHFTPAENWMNDPNGLVFHEGEYHLFFQHNPYSTEHANLSWGHAVSTDLVRWDELDVALEPDELGEIYSGSAVVDHRNTSGFFDGVEPGLVAFYTSAGETQQQSIAYSRDRGRTWTKFDGNPVIANPGIEDFRDPKVIWDEPSGQWVLLLAVDDHIAFYRSPNLRDWDLVSEFGAGRGAHGGVWECPDLFELPVAGTEESRWVLIVSINPGGPAGGSATQYFLGDFDGTTFVPHDEPDTVLWAELGADFYAAQSWSDIPASDGRRLWIGWLSNWDYTKQVPTEPWRGAMTVPREVGLVDTDEGPRLTQRPVQELESARGPVRRWSGTVSDEGSVVEYSGAALDVVADFTVDSAAMFGIDVFVGERSRTRVGYDVRAGELFVDRTGAGSADPGSGYRARHAAPLDTEDGVLRLRLLIDRSTVEVFAADGRVVLTDLVLRDGGDILRPFAEDGRVQLNSLEVYPIEA; this comes from the coding sequence ATGACCGACTCCGTTGCGGACCACACCGAGCACCGACTCCACGGACGACGCCGATTCCTGGCGGGAGCGGCCACCCTGGCGGGCGCGGGCCTGTTCCTGCCGACCGCTCTGGCGAGCACGACGCCGACTCGCGCGGCCCGCGCCGCCGCAGGCACGCCGCAGTGGCGGCCCACTGTGCACTTCACGCCCGCCGAGAACTGGATGAACGACCCCAACGGTCTGGTGTTCCACGAGGGCGAATACCACCTGTTCTTCCAGCACAATCCGTACAGCACCGAGCACGCGAACCTCAGCTGGGGACACGCGGTGAGCACCGACCTCGTGCGGTGGGACGAGCTCGACGTCGCCCTCGAGCCGGACGAGCTCGGCGAGATCTACTCCGGCAGTGCCGTCGTGGACCACCGAAACACCAGTGGATTCTTCGACGGGGTCGAACCCGGGCTGGTCGCGTTCTACACCAGCGCGGGCGAGACCCAGCAGCAGAGCATCGCCTACAGCCGGGATCGGGGCCGGACGTGGACGAAGTTCGACGGCAACCCCGTCATTGCGAACCCGGGCATCGAGGACTTCCGCGACCCCAAGGTGATCTGGGACGAACCGAGCGGACAGTGGGTGCTGTTGCTCGCCGTCGACGACCACATCGCCTTCTACCGCTCACCGAACCTCCGCGACTGGGACCTGGTCAGCGAGTTCGGTGCGGGCCGGGGTGCGCACGGCGGGGTGTGGGAATGCCCGGACCTGTTCGAACTTCCGGTGGCGGGTACGGAGGAAAGCCGGTGGGTGCTCATCGTGAGCATCAACCCGGGCGGTCCGGCCGGGGGCTCGGCGACCCAGTACTTCCTCGGCGACTTCGATGGCACGACGTTCGTCCCGCACGACGAGCCGGACACGGTGCTGTGGGCGGAACTGGGCGCAGACTTCTACGCGGCGCAGTCGTGGTCGGACATTCCCGCATCGGACGGCCGCAGGCTCTGGATCGGGTGGCTGAGCAACTGGGACTACACCAAGCAAGTGCCCACCGAACCGTGGCGCGGGGCGATGACCGTGCCGCGCGAGGTCGGACTGGTCGACACCGACGAAGGCCCGCGGCTCACGCAGCGGCCGGTCCAGGAACTGGAGTCGGCGCGTGGTCCGGTGCGACGTTGGAGCGGAACGGTCTCCGACGAGGGCTCGGTTGTCGAGTACTCGGGCGCCGCGCTCGACGTGGTCGCCGACTTCACTGTGGACAGTGCCGCGATGTTCGGGATCGACGTGTTCGTCGGTGAGCGTTCGCGGACGCGCGTCGGCTACGACGTGCGAGCCGGTGAGTTGTTCGTCGACCGGACCGGGGCGGGTTCCGCCGATCCCGGTTCCGGCTACCGCGCCCGGCACGCGGCACCACTGGACACCGAGGACGGCGTGCTGCGGCTCCGGTTGCTGATCGACCGCTCCACGGTCGAAGTCTTCGCAGCCGACGGGCGGGTCGTCCTCACGGATCTCGTGTTGCGCGACGGCGGCGACATCCTGCGCCCGTTCGCCGAGGACGGCCGGGTGCAGCTGAACTCGCTCGAGGTGTACCCGATAGAAGCGTGA
- a CDS encoding PTS sugar transporter subunit IIA → MSSALITAELVDLDLAADDKDAAVRSLAERVAGAGRVTDLEQFLTDVAAREEQMATGLEGGIGIPHCRSAAVTEPTLAFGRSRTGVDFGAEDGPAKLIFLIAAPEGGGSEHMTVLAALARRLVRADFKQTLLDATSSAAVADYVHEEVAP, encoded by the coding sequence ATGAGCAGCGCACTGATCACCGCCGAACTGGTCGACCTCGACCTCGCCGCCGACGACAAGGACGCCGCCGTGCGTTCACTGGCCGAGCGGGTCGCCGGGGCCGGCCGGGTCACCGACCTGGAGCAGTTCCTGACGGACGTGGCGGCGCGTGAGGAGCAGATGGCCACCGGCCTCGAGGGCGGTATCGGCATCCCGCACTGCCGCTCGGCGGCGGTCACCGAGCCGACCCTGGCCTTCGGTCGCAGCCGTACGGGAGTCGACTTCGGCGCCGAGGACGGTCCGGCGAAGCTGATCTTCCTCATCGCGGCACCCGAAGGCGGTGGCAGTGAGCACATGACCGTGCTCGCGGCACTCGCTCGCCGACTGGTCCGCGCCGACTTCAAGCAGACGTTGCTCGACGCCACCAGTTCGGCCGCCGTCGCCGACTACGTACACGAGGAGGTCGCGCCATGA
- a CDS encoding FxsA family protein, which produces MPVLVLLLLGVALEITVLVLVGQAVGVLGTLGLLLGAGLLGVWLLRREGRRTLREFSEATRQRRPPTRELSDSVLVAAGGVLILLPGFVSDVAGLLVLFPPLRAVVRRRMQRSAERRARHFEAQVRAAQAAQAAGRDPRRAADDVVDGEVLDAEVVAEEDEPDTDPEAPREISGEIIDRGAGSRRTEW; this is translated from the coding sequence GTGCCCGTACTCGTGCTGCTGTTGCTCGGTGTGGCCCTCGAGATCACCGTGCTGGTGCTCGTCGGCCAAGCCGTGGGTGTCCTGGGCACGCTCGGCCTGCTGCTGGGCGCAGGCCTGCTCGGCGTGTGGCTGCTGCGCCGTGAGGGGCGACGGACCCTGCGGGAGTTCAGCGAAGCGACCCGGCAGCGGCGGCCCCCGACGCGGGAGCTCTCCGACAGCGTGCTCGTCGCCGCCGGTGGCGTCCTCATCCTGTTGCCCGGTTTCGTCAGCGACGTCGCGGGCCTGCTCGTCCTGTTCCCACCGCTGCGAGCGGTGGTCCGCCGCCGGATGCAGCGTTCCGCCGAGCGGAGAGCGCGGCATTTCGAGGCACAGGTGCGCGCCGCGCAGGCTGCTCAGGCCGCCGGTCGCGACCCGCGCCGTGCCGCCGACGACGTCGTCGACGGTGAGGTCCTCGACGCCGAGGTGGTCGCAGAGGAGGACGAACCGGACACCGATCCCGAGGCTCCGCGCGAGATCAGCGGTGAGATCATCGACCGCGGTGCGGGTTCGCGTCGCACGGAGTGGTGA
- the pfkB gene encoding 1-phosphofructokinase, translated as MILTVTPNPSLDRTILVDGLVPGAVHRTRRARVDPGGKGVNVARAVTAAGGRTLALLPAGGADGERLAELLAAESVPATEVETAQPTRSNLAVVEADGTTSKFNDPGPELTATELAALSSRVTELATASDWVVLCGSLPSGCPDGLHADLVLAAREGGARVAVDASGAPLAAACRNTPDVVKPNLAELGEWAGRRLDSLGDVRDAGQDLRSAGPRSVLVSLGEHGALLLDDAGAWHATSDVDTVRSTVGAGDAMLAGFLLGGGTGLAALRTAVAYGAAAVGLPGSRMPWPEHLRTETVRLNELDESLNLTGVAA; from the coding sequence GTGATCCTCACCGTGACCCCGAACCCGAGCCTGGACCGCACCATCTTGGTCGACGGGCTCGTCCCGGGTGCCGTGCACCGGACACGGCGCGCCCGCGTCGATCCGGGAGGCAAAGGCGTCAACGTGGCGCGGGCGGTGACCGCCGCCGGGGGTCGGACACTCGCCCTGCTCCCGGCGGGTGGCGCGGACGGCGAACGCCTCGCGGAGCTGCTCGCGGCGGAATCCGTGCCCGCCACGGAGGTCGAGACCGCGCAGCCGACCCGCAGCAACCTCGCGGTCGTCGAGGCAGACGGCACGACCAGCAAGTTCAACGATCCGGGCCCGGAACTGACGGCCACCGAACTCGCCGCCCTGAGCAGCAGGGTCACCGAACTCGCCACCGCGTCGGACTGGGTCGTGCTCTGCGGGAGCCTGCCGAGCGGATGCCCGGACGGCCTGCACGCCGACCTCGTCCTCGCGGCGCGCGAGGGCGGTGCGCGGGTGGCGGTCGACGCATCGGGGGCACCACTCGCGGCGGCATGCCGGAACACGCCCGACGTGGTGAAGCCGAACCTGGCCGAACTGGGCGAATGGGCTGGCCGGCGCCTCGACAGCCTCGGCGATGTCCGTGACGCGGGTCAGGACCTGCGGTCCGCTGGGCCGCGATCGGTGCTGGTGAGTCTCGGCGAGCACGGTGCCCTGCTGCTCGACGACGCCGGTGCCTGGCACGCCACCAGTGACGTCGACACCGTGCGCAGCACGGTCGGCGCAGGGGACGCGATGCTCGCCGGATTCCTACTCGGCGGCGGCACCGGATTGGCGGCGTTGCGTACGGCCGTCGCGTACGGGGCGGCGGCGGTGGGTCTGCCGGGCAGCCGGATGCCCTGGCCCGAACATCTGCGCACCGAGACCGTGCGCCTCAACGAACTGGACGAATCACTGAACCTGACGGGAGTCGCGGCATGA
- a CDS encoding Lrp/AsnC family transcriptional regulator gives MESTDRAILRELAHDGRCSFTDLAERVGLSVSAVHQRVRRLEQRGALRGYAATVDSDQIGLPLTAFISLTPIDPAAPDDYPQRLEHLPQIESCYSVAGDESYILQVRVESPLGLEELLRQIREAAKVSTRTTVVLSTPFEKRPPEI, from the coding sequence CTGGAGAGCACCGACCGGGCGATCCTGCGTGAACTGGCACACGACGGCCGCTGCAGCTTCACCGATCTCGCCGAACGGGTCGGCTTGAGCGTCTCGGCGGTGCACCAGCGGGTCCGCAGGCTCGAACAGCGCGGGGCCCTGCGCGGGTATGCCGCCACAGTGGACAGTGACCAGATCGGGCTGCCGCTGACCGCGTTCATCTCGCTGACGCCGATCGACCCGGCCGCGCCGGACGACTACCCGCAGCGGCTCGAACACCTCCCGCAGATCGAGTCGTGCTACTCGGTCGCCGGGGACGAGTCCTACATCCTGCAGGTACGGGTGGAGTCACCGCTGGGCCTGGAGGAACTGCTTCGCCAGATTCGGGAGGCCGCGAAGGTCTCCACCCGCACGACGGTGGTGCTCTCGACACCGTTCGAGAAGCGCCCCCCGGAGATCTAG
- a CDS encoding amidohydrolase, which yields MSDTTLLLGGRIHTPAGAGATAMAVTGGVVAWVGDDRVGRALHPDANVVDLGGAWVAPAFVDAHVHATATGLLLNGLDLTGCASLTEFLHALRDHVAENPGMLVWGHGWDETWWPERRPPTREEIDRACAGAQVYLSRIDVHSALVSTALVERTPLARGAEGWDADGPLTRVAHHHVRRAARDSLSTQQRRSAQLAFLQHAASQGIAAVHECAGPDISGSDDLAALLDLAAGGGVPDVVGYWGELGALRTAKELGVRGLAGDLFVDGALGSRTAALHEPYTDDPMTSGALYLDAEAVAEHLVECTRNGLQAGFHVIGDAGVAEVLAGFRSAAETLGVPALAAAKHRLEHLEMVDAEQAAEFGRYGVAASVQPLFDAAWGGPSAMYAQRLGLERGTALNPFSALAAEGVLLAFGSDAPVTSVDPWSSVRAAVHHRTEGFGVSPRAAFTAHTRGGWRAAGVDDGSTGTLVPGAPATYAVWETGELVTGTPDARVQRWSTDPRSGVPGLPNLSDESVPPRCVRTVLRGETLYRADSGDDSL from the coding sequence ATGTCCGACACGACTTTGCTGCTGGGCGGCAGGATCCACACGCCGGCCGGAGCCGGTGCCACTGCGATGGCGGTCACCGGCGGGGTCGTGGCCTGGGTGGGTGACGACCGCGTCGGTCGGGCTCTGCACCCCGACGCGAACGTGGTCGACCTCGGCGGGGCATGGGTCGCGCCGGCGTTCGTCGACGCCCACGTGCATGCGACCGCGACCGGGTTGCTGCTCAACGGGCTCGACCTCACCGGCTGCGCCTCGCTGACCGAGTTCCTGCACGCCTTGCGCGATCACGTCGCCGAGAATCCGGGCATGCTGGTCTGGGGCCACGGCTGGGACGAGACCTGGTGGCCGGAACGGCGGCCGCCGACACGCGAGGAGATCGACCGGGCGTGCGCGGGTGCTCAGGTGTATCTGTCGCGGATCGACGTGCACTCCGCGCTGGTCTCCACCGCCCTGGTCGAGCGGACACCGTTGGCCCGCGGCGCCGAGGGCTGGGACGCCGACGGGCCGTTGACGCGCGTCGCGCACCACCACGTGCGCCGCGCCGCACGGGACTCGTTGAGCACCCAGCAGCGGCGGTCCGCCCAGCTGGCGTTCCTGCAGCACGCCGCGTCACAGGGGATCGCCGCGGTGCACGAGTGCGCGGGGCCGGACATCTCCGGCTCCGACGACCTCGCCGCGTTGCTGGACCTCGCCGCCGGTGGCGGTGTGCCCGACGTCGTCGGCTACTGGGGTGAGCTCGGCGCCCTGCGCACCGCGAAGGAACTCGGGGTCCGGGGCCTGGCAGGCGATCTGTTCGTCGACGGTGCGCTCGGCTCCCGCACCGCCGCGTTGCACGAGCCCTACACCGACGACCCGATGACCTCCGGAGCTCTCTACCTCGACGCCGAGGCGGTGGCCGAGCATCTCGTCGAGTGCACCCGCAACGGCTTGCAGGCCGGGTTCCACGTGATCGGGGACGCGGGCGTCGCGGAGGTCCTCGCCGGGTTCCGGTCCGCGGCCGAGACACTCGGCGTCCCGGCGCTCGCGGCGGCGAAACACCGTCTGGAACACCTGGAGATGGTCGACGCCGAGCAGGCCGCCGAGTTCGGCCGCTACGGCGTCGCCGCCTCGGTGCAGCCGTTGTTCGACGCCGCCTGGGGCGGTCCGTCCGCGATGTACGCGCAGCGGCTGGGCCTCGAGCGCGGCACGGCGCTGAACCCGTTCTCGGCGTTGGCCGCCGAGGGTGTGCTGCTCGCGTTCGGCTCGGACGCGCCGGTCACCTCCGTCGACCCGTGGAGCAGTGTCCGGGCCGCGGTCCACCATCGAACCGAGGGTTTCGGAGTCTCACCGCGTGCCGCGTTCACCGCGCACACTCGAGGTGGCTGGCGTGCGGCAGGGGTCGACGACGGCTCCACCGGCACGCTCGTCCCGGGCGCGCCCGCGACGTACGCGGTGTGGGAAACCGGGGAACTCGTCACCGGTACGCCCGACGCCCGGGTACAACGGTGGTCGACCGATCCGCGCTCCGGCGTGCCGGGACTGCCGAACCTCAGCGACGAGTCGGTGCCTCCTCGATGCGTGCGTACCGTGTTGCGCGGCGAGACGTTGTACCGGGCGGACAGCGGCGACGACTCCCTCTGA
- a CDS encoding M24 family metallopeptidase: MATNVMQNQDPAVLSDRLGRLADLAADRGVDATLLTPGADTRYLLGAGGDSFERLSCLVVPSDRSAAPTFVVPKLEQPAYEAVPAQAIGLEFLTWVDGQDPYTMVADLLRRGGRTAQVAVADTMPMRHALPLRERHQAPQVLASTVTRELRMRKDAAEIQALREVGAAIDRVHARVPEFLKAGRTEAEVGADINAAMLEEGHTEAAFIIVGSGPNGASPHHSVSERVIRDGDVVVIDIGGPSALGYNSDCTRTYAVGDPGRDVLDTYAWLQAAQNAAVRAVRPGVTAESIDRAARTPLAAAGLGEFFIHRTGHGIGIDVHEEPWIVEGSDTVLEPGMAFSVEPGIYQTGKWGARIEDIVVVTDEGVESLNNQPHSLTVLPA, from the coding sequence ATGGCCACCAACGTCATGCAGAACCAGGACCCAGCCGTACTGTCCGACCGGCTCGGACGACTCGCCGACCTCGCCGCCGATCGTGGCGTGGACGCGACACTGCTCACGCCCGGTGCGGACACCCGCTACCTGCTCGGGGCCGGCGGTGACTCGTTCGAACGGCTGAGCTGCTTGGTCGTGCCCTCCGACCGGTCCGCGGCGCCCACCTTCGTGGTGCCGAAGCTGGAACAACCCGCCTACGAGGCGGTCCCCGCGCAGGCGATCGGTCTGGAGTTCCTCACCTGGGTCGACGGTCAGGACCCGTACACCATGGTGGCCGACCTGTTGCGGCGCGGCGGGCGGACCGCACAGGTGGCGGTGGCCGACACGATGCCGATGCGGCACGCACTTCCGCTGCGCGAACGGCACCAAGCCCCACAGGTGCTCGCGAGCACCGTCACTCGCGAGCTGCGGATGCGCAAGGACGCCGCCGAGATCCAAGCACTGCGCGAGGTCGGGGCGGCCATCGACCGGGTGCACGCCCGCGTCCCCGAGTTCCTCAAAGCCGGACGCACCGAGGCCGAGGTCGGTGCCGACATCAACGCGGCCATGCTCGAAGAGGGGCACACCGAGGCGGCGTTCATCATCGTCGGCTCCGGCCCGAACGGTGCGAGCCCGCACCACTCCGTCTCCGAGCGGGTGATCCGCGACGGCGACGTAGTCGTGATCGACATCGGCGGCCCGAGCGCGCTCGGCTACAACTCGGACTGCACCCGCACCTACGCCGTCGGCGACCCCGGCAGGGACGTGCTGGACACCTATGCGTGGCTCCAAGCGGCGCAGAACGCGGCCGTGCGGGCGGTGCGGCCCGGCGTGACCGCCGAGAGCATCGACCGCGCCGCGCGGACGCCGCTCGCCGCAGCCGGGCTCGGTGAGTTCTTCATCCACCGCACGGGCCACGGCATCGGGATCGACGTGCACGAGGAGCCGTGGATCGTGGAGGGCAGCGACACCGTGCTCGAACCCGGCATGGCCTTCAGCGTCGAACCCGGTATCTACCAGACGGGCAAGTGGGGAGCGCGGATCGAGGACATCGTCGTGGTCACCGACGAGGGCGTGGAGAGCCTGAACAACCAGCCGCACTCGCTGACGGTGTTGCCCGCGTGA